A DNA window from Anastrepha ludens isolate Willacy chromosome 6, idAnaLude1.1, whole genome shotgun sequence contains the following coding sequences:
- the LOC128868178 gene encoding cytochrome P450 6a9-like → MSVLAFLLAALLALLSFIFYLLHRRMNYWRYQGIPHDPPHFFAGNLKGLLKTRSFAEILREIYTNHKGSGPFCGYYLFQRPAVLVLDRALIKCILIKDFNNFADRGIFHNEKDDPLTGHLFRLDGNQWRGLRNKLTPTFTSGKMKFMFPTVLKVADQLMDAVAKRIAANEYVWDWKEMMACFTTDVIGNCAFGIECNSLQDPHAEFRVMGRKIIGARRHGALVNAFINSFPNAARSLRMAIMPQDITDFFLRIVRENVEYRQRNCVHANDFMNILMDLNKSKHLKSENDEMRALSVSEMTAQAFVFFVAGFETSATTLAFALYELALHQDIQTRLRMEITETIKKHNNNLFSYECMEEMQYMKMVLAETQRKYPIAPNLMRQAAKDYVVPGHPEYVIKKGMMVTIPTIGIHYDPEIYPEPDTFDPERFAPEAVKLRDSVDWLPFGDGPRNCIGMRFGQMQMCVGLTYLLREYKFSACEKTQIPIVYQKSFPLFPQGGVHLKVEKVQT, encoded by the exons ATGTCTGTGCTTGCATTTTTATTAGCCGCGTTATTGGCGCTGCTCTCATTTATATTCTACTTGTTGCATCGACGCATGAACTATTGGCGCTACCAGGGCATACCACACGATCCCCCACACTTTTTTGCTGGCAATTTGAAGGGCTTACTGAAAACACGTAGCTTCGCCGAAATTCTGCgcgaaatatatacaaaccacAAGGGATCAGGCCCTTTCTGCGGTTACTATTTATTTCAACGCCCCGCCGTGTTGGTCTTGGACAGAGCGCTTATTAAGTGTATACTCATCAAGGACTTCAATAACTTTGCCGATCGTGGCATATTTCACAATGAGAAAGACGATCCACTCACTGGGCATCTCTTTCGCTTGGACGGAAATCAGTGGCGTGGGTTGCGTAATAAGCTTACGCCTACTTTCACTTCgggaaaaatgaaatttatgttTCCAACTGTATTGAAAGTGGCCGATCAACTGATGGATGCCGTGGCGAAACGTATTGCGGCGAATGAGTATGTGTGGGATTGGAAGGAGATGATGGCCTGCTTTACCACCGATGTGATTGGCAATTGTGCTTTCGGGATCGAGTGCAACAGCCTGCAGGATCCCCACGCTGAGTTCCGTGTTATGGGACGCAAAATAATAGGGGCGCGTCGTCATGGCGCACTGGTCAATGCTTTCATCAATAGCTTTCCGAATGCGGCACGTAGTTTGCGTATGGCCATTATGCCACAAGATATAACAGATTTCTTTTTGCGTATCGTGCGTGAGAACGTGGAGTATCGTCAGCGTAATTGTGTGCACGCCAAtgattttatgaatattttgatGGATCTAAATAAGAGCAAACATTTGAAGAGCGAAAACGATGAAATGCGTGCGCTGAGCGTGAGCGAGATGACAGCGCAGGCATTTGTATTTTTCGTTGCAGGTTTTGAGACATCGGCGACCACTCTGGCATTCGCACTGTACGAATTGGCGCTGCATCAGGATATACAGACACGACTGCGCATGGAGATCACAGAGACTATCAAAAAACACAACAATAATCTGTTCAGCTATGAGTGCATGGAGGAGATGCAATATATGAAAATGGTGCTTGCTG AAACCCAGCGGAAATACCCGATTGCGCCGAACTTAATGCGTCAAGCAGCTAAAGACTATGTAGTGCCGGGTCATCCGGAATATGTCATCAAGAAGGGCATGATGGTCACCATTCCAACGATTGGCATACACTACGATCCTGAAATCTATCCCGAACCAGATACGTTTGACCCGGAACGTTTTGCTCCTGAGGCGGTAAAGTTGCGCGACTCTGTCGACTGGTTGCCCTTTGGCGATGGCCCGCGTAATTGCATCGGTATGCGCTTTGGGCAAATGCAGATGTGCGTCGGCTTGACTTATCTTCTGCGCGAATATAAGTTCTCAGCCTGTGAGAAGACCCAAATTCCGATCGTTTATCAGAAATCTTTTCCGCTATTTCCGCAAGGCGGCGTACATCTGAAAGTGGAGAAGGTGCAGACATAG
- the LOC128868176 gene encoding probable cytochrome P450 317a1 — MWWVWLIGVIAIAILIIFVISPLCYIVYKRNYWRWHHVPFEPPAAAFEILQHLFGLRTIMEWEELEHYDQLYRNFKAHGPFCGFYRLMQPRALILDRELIMQILIKNFSNFNDRGIYHNSKHDPLSADLYSRRGSEWKEMRLRLEPIFAKDEMRYLYDGLRASCAEWLVGFEQLVREERAHSGYIEIRTQMRRYVLTSIAASVFDLNAQRQQKYPLNVFDDMTHLENTTSRHSEFTNTFLRRYPRLGKKLKLRTTSKTVEDYFTGLIAEVVAEREQSGTDKKDYLQVLVNLMQQELSTHEVEDQTMKELKEHLMGELAAHAISFLKAGLRPTTHTLTYVLYELALNDTVQQQLRDEVEEALQRHNNELTYDCIRELKFLGQVISETIRLHPIVPYLIRRTLTEFPVSNNNKYALPKNMFIIVPTHAIHNDAEYYPEPLLFKPERFGRSDNKGRDICMWLGFGEGPRSCIGLHFAQLMMRVLLAQLITRYHFSVDRTRLMVKPQNIIRLRVDPLNDEPEGREADVVI; from the exons ATGTGGTGGGTCTGGCTTATTGGGGTCATTGCGATTGCCATCCTCATCATTTTCGTCATATCGCCGCTCTGCTATATCGTCTATAAGCGTAACTACTGGCGTTGGCATCATGTGCCCTTTGAACCACCTGCCGCGGCGTTTGAAATCTTACAGCATTTGTTTGGGTTGCGTACAATCATGGAATGGGAGGAGTTGGAGCATTACGATCAATTGTATCGCAATTTCAAAGCTCACGGTCCCTTTTGCGGTTTCTATCGTCTCATGCAACCGCGCGCTCTCATACTCGATCGCGAATTGATTATGCAGATACTGATCAAGAACTTCTCGAATTTCAATGATCGCGGCATCTATCACAACAGTAAACATGATCCGCTCTCTGCTGACTTATATAGTCGGCGTGGTAGCGAGTGGAAAGAGATGCGGTTGCGTTTGGAGCCGATCTTTGCTAAAGATGAAATGCGCTACCTGTACGATGGGTTGCGCGCGTCGTGCGCCGAATGGCTGGTTGGTTTCGAACAGCTGGTGCGAGAGGAGCGCGCACATAGCGGTTACATAGAGATACGCACACAAATGCGACGGTATGTGTTAACTAGCATAGCAGCTAGCGTATTCGATTTGAACGCGCAGCGGCAGCAAAAGTATCCGCTGAACGTTTTTGATGACATGACTCACCTGGAGAATACAACATCACGTCATAGCGAATTCACAAACACATTTTTGCGGCGTTACCCCAGATTGGGTAAAAAGCTTAAGTTGCGCACAACTTCCAAAACGGTGGAAGATTACTTTACCGGACTAATCGCTGAGGTGGTAGCCGAACGTGAACAAAGCGGTACTGATAAAAAAGACTACCTACAAGTGTTGGTGAACTTGATGCAACAGGAGTTGAGCACGCATGAGGTCGAGGATCAGACCATGAAGGAGCTTAAGGAGCACTTGATGGGAGAACTAGCCGCGCATGCTATTTCCTTTTTAAAAGCGGGTCTACGTCCTACCACTCACACACTCACTTATGTGTTGTACGAGTTGGCGCTAAACGATACGGTACAGCAACAACTACGTGACGAAGTAGAGGAGGCTCTGCAGCGGCACAACAATGAGCTAACTTACGATTGCATACGTGAGCTCAAGTTCTTGGGTCAAGTCATATCAG AGACCATACGCCTACATCCGATTGTGCCTTACCTGATACGTCGCACACTCACCGAATTTCCTGTGTCCAATAACAACAAGTACGCACTACCCAAGAATATGTTCATCATCGTGCCCACACATGCCATACACAACGATGCCGAATACTATCCCGAGCCGCTCTTATTCAAACCCGAACGTTTCGGACGTAGCGATAATAAGGGACGTGACATTTGCATGTGGTTGGGTTTCGGCGAAGGGCCACGCAGCTGCATTGGTTTACACTTCGCGCAGCTGATGATGCGCGTGCTGCTGGCGCAGTTGATCACGCGATACCACTTTAGTGTAGATCGCACGCGGCTCATGGTCAAACCGCAGAATATTATTAGGTTACGGGTGGACCCACTAAACGATGAGCCAGAGGGCAGAGAGGCTGATGTGGTGATTTAG